The following proteins come from a genomic window of Pleuronectes platessa chromosome 2, fPlePla1.1, whole genome shotgun sequence:
- the LOC128455800 gene encoding inter-alpha-trypsin inhibitor heavy chain H3: protein MPGKRHFCFPGMPVVWRVLLLWVCVYICLPAKARGALLVSRSDALPQETQETMATRSIKRRSTNSTNVVEVYSVTVECTVTSRFAHTVMTSKALNKANSSQEIFFEVDLPKTAFITNFSMEIEGQVYVGEVKEKEKAKKEYEKAVSSGKTAGLVKASGRKMEVFSVSVNIAANNKVFFILTYEELLQRKLGQYEIVTRVKPKQPVHDFQIVANIYEPQGFTFLDASATFLTNDLLSLVEKTVTGTKAHISFSPTLEQQRVCPECERSIIDGDFLINYDVKREEGLGEVQIVNGYFVHFFAPPDLRRVPKNVAFVIDRSGSMSGRKMAQTRDALVAILEDLHVEDHFALIVFDNRIITWKNSLTKATKENVVEAIAYVRKIRDNGSTDINDAVLRAVSMLLKEREEKTRPERSVDMIILLTDGMPNSGVSVPKRIQTNVHDAIKGKMSLFCLGFGNNVDYSFLDVMSRQNKGLARRIYEASDSAIQLQGFYEEVSNPLLLEVDLSYPDNAVDSLTKNHFSQLFNGSEIVVSGRLSGNDMDNFLVEVLGQGPDKDLQVQGNANVVNWEVTYPEQEYIFGDFAERLWAYLTIQQLLENSDLGTQQEKDAITAKVLNMSLQYSFVTPLTSMVVTKPETEDGPSSPLIADKLTESQRQEAERRQGTSQKLAFHPGTSHKTASSRTASRQSSSSRGSSGSGRAASSRSHADVDGDPHFMIELPERKDALCFNINDKPGTIFTLVKDAKSGFLVNGQIIGKKKVVPNGKTNTYFGRFGISHRKLGVSLEVNTQDISVFHNGKHVKMLWSDTASIKEKNMDLKLTKNCSLTVTLKHFIKLTVIKHTKKWKRLREEQDYLGFYTLDSHHVSASVHGLLGQFYHGVEFEVTDLRPGDHQEKLDATMYVKGQAVNVTRHWQKDFSQDMKNGESIPCWFVDNDGEGLIDGRASDYIVSGLYKTI, encoded by the exons ATGCCGGGGAAGAGGCACTTCTGTTTCCCAGGCATGCCTGTTGTGTGGAGAGTCCTCCTGTTGTGGGTTTGCGTCTACATCTGCCTTCCAGCTAAGGCCCGGGGAGCTCTGCTTGTTTCCAGGAGTGATGCTCTGCCACAG GAAACCCAAGAAACTATGGCAACCAGGTCAATAAAG AGAAGAAGCACAAACTCTACAAAT GTGGTGGAGGTGTACAGTGTCACCGTGGAGTGCACGGTGACGTCTCGTTTCGCCCACACCGTCATGACCTCCAAGGCTCTGAACAAAGCAAACTCCTCGCAGGAAATCTTCTTTGAGGTGGACCTGCCCAAGACCGCCTTCATCACCAACTTCAGCAT GGAGATTGAAGGTCAGGTGTATGTCggggaggtgaaggagaaagagaaggctAAGAAAGAGTATGAGAAGGCTGTTTCGTCTGGAAAGACTGCTGGACTGGTCAA GGCCTCTGGGAGAAAGATGGAGGTGTTTTCAGTGTCTGTCAATATAGCAGCCaacaataaagtgttttttattctgaCCTATGAGGAACTCCTTCAGAGGAAACTGGGCCAGTATGAGATTGTGACTCGAGTTAAACCGAAACAGCCAGTGCACGACTTTCAG atTGTAGCAAACATCTACGAGCCTCAGGGCTTCACTTTTCTTGACGCCTCAGCAACTTTCCTCACCAATGACCTGCTTTCCCTGGTGGAGAAAACAGTTACCGGCACAAAG GCCCACATTTCTTTCTCGCCAACACTGGAGCAACAGAGAGTGTGTCCAGAATGTGAGAGGAGCATAATCGACGGAGATTTCCTCATCAACTACGAtgtgaaaagagaggagggcCTGGGAGAAGTTCAG ATTGTGAATGGATACTTCGTGCACTTCTTTGCTCCCCCTGACCTGCGCAGAGTCCCAAAGAATGTGGCGTTTGTGATTGACAGGAGCGGATCAATGAGTGGAAGAAAGATGGCACAG ACGAGGGACGCATTGGTTGCCATTCTGGAAGACCTCCATGTGGAGGACCACTTTGCTCTCATCGTGTTTGACAACCGCATTATCACCTGGAAGAACTCGCTTACTAAAGCAACAAAGGAAAATGTGGTTGAAGCCATTGCCTACGTCAGGAAGATAAGAGACAATGGAT CCACCGATATCAATGACGCCGTACTGAGGGCAGTGAGCATGCTgttgaaagaaagagaagagaagacacGTCCAGAGAGGAGTGTGGATATGATTATTTTACTGACTGATGGGATGCCAAACAGCG GTGTGTCTGTCCCCAAAAGGATCCAAACGAATGTGCATGATGCTATCAAGGGGAAGATGTCTCTGTTCTGTCTTGGATTCGGAAATAATGTGGATTACTCCTTCCTGGATGTGATGAGCAGACAAAATAAGGGACTGGCCCGCAGAATATATGAAGCTTCAGATTCTGCTATTCAACTCCAG GGTTTCTATGAGGAGGTTTCCAACCCTCTGCTCTTGGAAGTGGACCTGAGTTATCCTGACAATGCAGTGGACTCTTTGACCAAAAACCACTTCAGCCAGTTGTTTAACGGCTCAGAGATCGTGGTGTCCGGTCGGCTGAGCGGCAATGACATGGATAATTTCCTGGTGGAAGTGCTTGGCCAGGGG CCTGATAAAGACTTACAAGTACAGGGAAATGCCAATGTGGTAAACTGGGAGGTGACCTACCCAGAGCAAGAGTACATCTTTGGGGATTTTGCTGAGCGTTTGTGGGCCTACCTTACCATCCAGCAGTTACTGGAGAACAG TGACCTTGGTACTCAGCAAGAGAAAGATGCTATAACAGCTAAGGTTTTGAACATGTCCCTGCAGTACAGCTTTGTCACCCCGCTCACCTCCATGGTGGTCACCAAGCCTGAAACCGAGGATGGACCTAGCAGCCCTCTCATTGCTGACAAGCTGACTGAGA GCCAgcgacaggaagcagagagacgCCAGGGTACATCTCAAAAACTTGCATTCCATCCGGGTACATCTCACAAAACTGCATCCAGCCGAACAGCATCTCGCCAGAGTTCATCTAGTCGTG GTTCCTCAGGCTCAGGTCGTGCTGCCAGTTCTCGTAGTCATGCAGATG TGGATGGAGATCCTCATTTCATGATAGAGCTGCCAGAGAGAAAGGACGCACTGTGCTTCAACATCAACGACAAACCAGGAACCATTTTCACTCTGGTCAAAGACGCCAAATCAG GCTTTTTGGTGAATGGCCAAATTATTGGCAAGAAGAAAGTTGTTCCAAACGGTAAAACCAACACCTACTTTGGGCGTTTTGGTATCAGCCACCGGAAGCTGGGAGTGAGTCTGGAGGTGAACACTCAGGACATCTCCGTCTTCCACAATGGCAAACATGTCAAGATGCTGTGGTCTGATACAGCCtctatcaaagaaaaaaa CATGGACCTCAAGTTAACAAAGAACTGCAGCCTGACCGTGACCCTGAAGCACTTCATTAAATTGACGgtgatcaaacacacaaagaaatggAAGAGACTTCGGGAGGAGCAGGACTACCTGGGCTTCTACACACTGGACAGCCATCATGTGTCTGCTTCAGTTCATGGCCTGCTAG GTCAGTTCTACCATGGGGTTGAGTTTGAGGTGACAGACCTGCGTCCAGGTGACCACCAGGAGAAATTAGATGCCACCATGTATGTGAAGGGACAAGCAGTCAACGTGACGAg ACACTGGCAGAAGGACTTCAGCCAGGACATGAAGAATGGAGAAAGTATTCCCTGCTGGTTTGTCGACAACGATGGAGAAGGCCTCATTGATGGAAGAGCCTCAGACTACATTGTGTCAGGGCTTTATAAGACCATTTGA